GCAAACCAGTATTGTGCTCCACTATTCTGTCAAACGCTACACCATTAAGATCCATCCAACAACAAGCATGTTGAACACATGATCAACAGCCATTTCCAAGTTGATGCCATGAGATAACACATTAAGGTGCCTCAAACACTATTGAACCCattcagaaagaaaattttagaAGCAGTGCTGTACCTTATGGCATAAGAGTTCTCGTACAGTGGCAGCTAAGGATATTAATGAATCCATCATCTTGCTATCATTCCTGGACAAACCACTGAAGGAACAATATTAGTATCAAATTAGAAAATTAAGAACAAAGTTATTTAACAAGAGTAGGGAGTATAAGTTACCTTTCTGCAGTCAGTTCCTTGTGCTTTTCTAGTGAACCAATAGCCTCCTCCAGCTTTCCAAGGTAGAAGTAGGATTTGAAAATGAGGTTGCTTCGCCAGAGTTGCCAGAGAGAAAAGGACACATTATTCATAAGTTCGTGATCACCGAGATCTGCTGATTGGCAATCAGCATCTATTAGAAGAGAATTATGTTTGGCAGAATCAAAAGTCTGCTCACATAGTTGAATTACTTCATCGTACTTCCGCAGCTGCAAgataatgtaaaattttaacTCAGTTCTGAATCTGCATTGGGGCTTAAACAGGAAACCAGTAGAATCCAAATCACAGATTTAAAGTTTCAAAGCACAAGTAGAACAAACACAAACCAGGAAAAGGGATGTTGCTTTCATTTCAAGTAATTTTTCTGAGAATGGGCTAATAGTTGAAGCCTCCAAAAGTAGCTCCAAAGCACATCCTGCATCATAGGAAGTTTTCCTTTCCAAAAGTTTAGCAGAATGTTGCAAGCATTCTGACACTTTCTGTCAGTCAAGGAAAAAAAAGACACTGATTAGGCATGGATAGAGCCAGATAGACAACAAAAGTACTATTAGTTGGAAGTTCAAACATGTAGGCATTTATCATTTTGGCCAGTTTTAATATTACACCATATTTATCtgcattttattcttttatttttaattaatatggaTCATTAAAGCACTTATTTGATTAGAGGACAAACTACAAGATTCTACTCACAAAAAAGGTCAGAAAAAGAGCACCTGTGCCTTTTGTAGTCCCTCAGAGGCTTCAACTGCAACTTTTCGGTCCACGCATACATCATTTCCAAACTGCAAACACTTCATGAAATACTGTGATGCATCTTCAACTTCCCCCAGGGCCAGGTGACAACTTAACAAGAAAAATAATGAGAAATAATGCCTAGTCAATATCAAAAACCAGTCAAACTGAACTCAACTAATTGCAAATCAACCAGATTATGCAATGCAAAATATAAGTGATGCTGCAACAAACCagtgcaataaaattaaaatagcaattgaaagaaagaacaaaaattaacattattaaattattaacttaCTCAAAATAAAAGACCACATACAACCAAAAAAAAGAGCCCTTACTTTGCAGCTCTAACTTGCACCCTGAGAAAAGTGGGATCAATTTCAGCAGCCATCTTACAATCTCCAAGTGCATCTCTCATTCTTCCAAGAGACATTCGTGTTGCTGCACGATTGCTATAGCATAACATCAAAGCCCTAAGACAGCTTCTAGATGTCTCACTTGGAGAAACACAATTTATCCCTTGTGTGTAACAATCTTCTGCTTTGGCCAAATCTCCACGTGTATATGCTTGGTTTCCCCTAAAATAAAAGGTTAAAAAATAGTGGACTCAATTCTGACAGCAAATTGAGCACAATAgtcacaaaataaaatgaacaGCTAAGACCAAATGGATGATAAGAAAATATTTCAAAACGGacattttattaatgaattagaagttattataaattaatattacctCAATCGCCACTTTTCACATGCTTCCTGAGCTGCAATAGATGCACTAGAAATTAAATCAGATTCTTGCTTCATCTCCTGTCCACCAAGCTCCTCAGAGTTATCTCCCCTCATGTGAAATGGAGTGGATACACCTACTTTCTTGCCCAAAGTAGGTGATGAAGGCAATGAAGCTCCAGAAAATGTAGTAAACTCTGAAGATGATGATGCCTGTGAAACTTTTGCATTTGAGCTGGAATTAAAAAGAGCATGACCAACTTTAACCCAATTCTTCTTTTTATGCTGacgttttgatgatgtttgagcagcAGAAGAAGAAACAAAGGTGAAACCAGAAGCACCTATAACCTCAGAACTTGCAGGAGAACCAAACTGAACCCCGACATCACTACCTTGCCTCTCAGTACTTGTACTAGAACTGGCTCCATTTTCTGCTGAAGTAACCACAACGTCATTGATAAATTCTATTTCCTCATTTGCTGATTTAAAGCTTTCTGTTTCAGCGAATGATGTGGAATCTTCTTGAGGATTTTCAGCACCAATACATTTATCAGAACAATAACCAGAACCTTCCTTTTTCGATTCTCTGAATTGCACATCGTCTTCATTTATATCCATTTGCTGTGTTGCAATAACCAAATCTTCATCTATGGCATCGTTTAAAGCAGATGGCTGTGAATCAGTTGATGGATATTGGTTATCGAGATTGAAAGATCCCTCTGATGCCACAGAAGTTTCCCTAGAAAATTGAGTATCAGATAATGTTTCCGGATATGGTGAAACATCCATGGGTGAACAAGATTCAGAAACCTCAGGGGTTTCGCACCAACCACTTTCCCTTGAAACAAACTCTTGTCCAGGCCATAGATGCACTTTGGCTGGTTGCTTCAACTTTCCCctttttttctttagttttgagtcTTTAAACTTCGCACTGATTTCCACTTTCTGATTTAAACCAGAGAATAAATTTCCTTTTGGATTCGGTGTTTTAAATTCAACAAAGGGTGATCCAACACTATCTTGCCTGCTTGTAAAAATAAACCCCTCTCTTTTCTCCTCTTTACCTGTTGGTGGCAATCCAATACCAAAAGCATGCCCACCAGCTAAGCCACTAGATGAGAATGCAGATGATGGTTCTGCAACTCCACTTGGTTGTGTATCTTTTTTGGTTTGGTCGATAGGAACTCGACTACTACTTGTTTCCTCACCCTGCATCCCACCCTTCAAAGTGAATTCCATCTCAACAGAATTACAAAAATCAGGGAACTTCTTAGCACAACCATTTCCAGTTTGCATTTCCTTGGCAAAGACTCGAAAAGAAGAACATCCCATGTCAGTTTGATCAGAAGATTCTCCTATTGCACTTGCAATGTTTAACTTTCTCTCCATCTCGCTCAACAGTATGCTTTCAGTTTCTGTACCCAATTGACTCCCAGTGCCTTTCCTGCTTCCAGACGCATAACTATTCTTTTCATAGGTCTTTTTATCAATGGCATTAGCATCCAAAGGGTCCTTTATGTTCAAACTCTTAATCTGATCAGGAAGTGCAGTCTCCAAGCTTTCGGCAAATGCATTGCTAATATTTGCACTTCTTCTGGAACCAGACATTTTCACCTCATCGACACTGGAGATACCGCTACCGCCATTGAAACCCACTGTCTCTTCGATATCCAATTTTTTCTTCAACTCATCTGGTAGATTTGATTCCCCACTTTTCCCAATGGAAGCGGTAACATTGTCACCACTCCCGGGCCCAAATGTGGCAATATAATTTGCCGTTAATTTGGACCTTTCATCAACAAGCTTCTCGATCTCTTTATCATTAATGGCCAACTTCTTCATGCCATCATCAATGCTGGAATTCTTATTGCGATCGCTCCCAAACACAAAATCACTACTATCGCTTGCATTTAAGTTCGTATTCATGAACGCATTTCCGCTCCCAATTCTCACATTTTTCATTTGTTCAGTGATTTGATTCTCCACATTCCACTTGCCTGAATCTGAATTCCCACCAAAACTACTTTTACTCGTCCCAAAGATAAATGACTGATTCCCAACGCTACCAAACCCAAATGCACTGGACTTTGCAACATCCTGTTCAGCAGAGCCCGAAAAAGGTCGGAACGGATTAAAACCGGGACTCGAGCAGTTGTCAGCTGGGGACTTCAATTTCTGGGAATTCGATTCCCTTCTAACTTTCACCAATCTCGGCCTTGAAACAGGCTTCCCCGATGATCCTGGGATAGAAGGCGAGCTAAAGTTCACATTCTGGATATTTCCGCTTGAATTTGAAAACCCATAATttaaatcaccaaattttgatGGGTTCATGGCGTTTGAAAAGCTTTGCAATGAGGGGTTGTGCCTATTGAGAATCCAAAAATAAACAAGAGGCAATAATAAAAGACGACCAAAGATGAGGAGAAATCTGACCGTTAAGATTAGGGTTCTGAATAGGAGTCCCGGCGTCTAGCAATGCCGGCGACATGTCAATATGGGAAACATGAAATCAGAAATGAGAGGGTAAGAAAGTGGCGATTAAACGGCTGTTAATGAGACAATGATTGGAATTAGCAAGCGTGAGAAATAAAGATGTGGGGTTTGGTTTGAATAATTGAGAGAGcaataaagagagagagaaacgtGAATATGCAATAAACGACGTGTAGATGGCTGTGAGTTCCTTTGATTTGAAGGAACGGAGAGAGAGAAGGGTCACTGTTTCAACTTTCACGAGGGCTGTGATTGTTCTCTTTTCTCCATTGTCATCTTCTCGTGTTTGTGTTATGCTTTGTTCTTATGCTCTGATCctcttttgcttttcttttcgTTTAACTTGGCGTTAATCTCCTTTGCTTTTGCCCTTTTCTTTTTGggcaaaaaaacttatttttaataagCTTTCAAATTCTAAAAACTGATTAAATATAaacctttaaattttaaatataaattaatcaattaatatattttcttgatcatatttaattcatttcttaatagaaaaattaaaattaatttatcgtCACatcatttattaaattaaaattaaaattaaaatttattaattttaaaaataatcaattagCATAATgagactaaaataaaattatacttgtAATTTATCAATCTAAAAAAATATGAGTCAGTGGAATCTACAATAACAATTCTAATATTCAAGTAATTAAATTGAAAGAAtagttaaatataataaattatttataatttaaaaataattatataaaaatatataatttaaattttatattaattagatataattagtcattaaaaaatttaactgattgaataaaaatctataattataaatataataaaaattcacTTCATTATATTTACTAAAGATAActttctaataaaatttaataataactttgtcataaaattttatcatactttaaagaaaataaatttcaataaaaaattaagttttataatgattaaaattttttttattgaaattggATATCAGTTTATTAAAATCTCACGTactcttttttataaaaataacttataatttattttaaataattattatatagcattatatatattatttaattttttataaaacaataatttatattataaaaatcaaataaaatttattactttgaaatattttaattgttttttttaaaaaaattatgtgaaaGTTGAAGTTCTTtggataaaataatattttatatttttagaactctcttattttataaatttttgttttattaataaaattatttattctatTAAATCACGTTAATCAACCTTAAATTAAAGTAGTTAAATTGTTatagtattaaaaatataaaaaattaaattattataaatattaaaactatcaAAATTAAActgttataataaataaatttttaataatttaataataaaatttgaaaaaaattattttattaataaaataaaatatgagaaattaaaaaaattattatttaatttttatattattaaaaaattattaattaatattttatttttaaaaaatatatttttcatcattttaaaaaattttaattagtatttttattaattttaattattaaatattataaaaaaataaaatatttttatattaaagagactaattaataaatttattataaaaaattaatagattgattaataaatttttttaaattataaaattaaataataaaatatttaataatcaaaactaactaaataattaataagtaaattttttaaaaatttaaaaatatattaatatattttttaaatgaaagattagttaattaatttttttaataacataaaagttaaatagtaaattttttaaaaaaactaacgtcataaaaaaaaaaaacaccttaGAGATCTGTTTGCTAAAAGAGTTGAGCTTGGCATCGTTGCTGGCTGCAGACaccaacaaaaaataaaaaaggggtTACTAGGCGCTGATGTCACAAAACAATAAAGAGAAATCCAGCTAAATTATACAAGAGAAACATGATACTTCAGTCTAACACCTGTCAAAGACTATTCTATTATTCTAGTCCCTCGATTTTTTCAGCCAACAAAGCATAATATTGAGCCCTCATGCTGTTGTATTTCTCAGTCAAGTTGTTGAAAGATTCCATCTTCTCCTGTGGAActtccttcttcctcttctccaacCGAAGCTTCACTGCTTCAATTTGGCTTTTCAGTTCTTGAATCTTTCTCGTCTTTTCCTCGTGCTCTTTCTGTAGTTTTTCCAACTCTGACGGGTCTTTGCCGATTGTTTCCAAAGCATCCGAACATTTGTTTTTGCCTAATGTTTCCAAAACAGCCGAACATTTGTTTTTGCCTAATGTTTCCAAAACAGCCGAACATTTGATGAACGTGAAAAAATGTGCTACACACATATCCTCTATTTACCCTTCTATAAGAAGTGAATTAAGAAGAGGACAAAATCCTTAAAAAGTGGTGATGTGGTACCTGATGAACTTTTAGAACTGCGACTGCTACCTTCCATGCTCTACAGCCTCCTGAAGGAACAGAAATATTAACGGATTATTACAATAACGCTCTTTCTTATTCCTCATTCATTGATTCTTAGAAATCTACCTATATACGATCATTATATTATTGATGTGGTAGTTAATGGTGCTTTAATGTGTGATTGTTTTGCTAATTTTTTACCTAGTTCCACAACAGCTTCTGGAACTAATTGCTTTGCTTGGAAAAAAATTTGCTACATTCGTGTGATGCATGGTCTACACACATGCATATGCATTGTGAAGAATCCAAGTAGAGAGAAGAGGAAAGAAGCAAAGAGAAAGGTTGAGGGATGGCTCAGAATCAGTCAATGTACAAAACCTGAATCCCTTCTTTCCTACCTTCCATTTGTTTATCTGCCCTGGCTAATTGCTTAACATTACTGGATTCAAAATGATACTGTTTTGTGATTATATCTAGTTTGGCAACTGGAAGAATGAAGTGTTCTATGCTCTTTTAGGAGTAAGAATCCAAAAGAACACTAGTAATGAACTTCACTCAAAACTTTGAACTGCATTTTTTAAGATTACAACACAAGTTGAAGCACCGTTTACATCAAACTGGTCAATAGAAGTATTCTAGCCCGGAAAGAaagaaactatatatatattttttggccAAAGTTATAAAGGAATGGGGTCGGAGagtttcaaattcaaatctctcaaaTTCATTTCAAATGCATTTAAGATCAAATTAtgctaaatcaaatcaaaactaAATCTATTATCAATCAATCGATTTATGTTTCTTAActaaatctatttaatttttttttaaaaaaaaattcaaatccaaATTAGATTAACCatttacaatttaaatttaattgaaattgaaatgaaACCCGTAAAAGATATAATCGTAACCGGCTATAAAACCGGAACAAAAccgtaaaaaaattataaaacagtcATAAATCAGGCCAGTTTTGGTTCGACCGTAACTGACCCTTGACCAGGtctagtttttttattttttccctcGGGCCCAAGTCTAGGTTATGCCAATAAGGGTAGAAAGTATCATAATTAAGCACTATAATAACAGACGAAATCATGAAAATTACCTGTTAATAATAAATGAACAAGCCCAATATGTTTGTATTAATCAAGCAAAATCTCATACACAGCTAgttgacattttaaaaattacaaaaattgaATGGAGATCTCGTGGACAGGCCCCCATGCAATAACCTATATAGGGCATGTCTCAAAAGGGTTAATGGGGACCTTTCAGTAAACACATAGCCTACATGCCAATCCTCCATTTGGAAGTTGGAATGTATAAGACAACTGGGCTATAGCTAGGCAATTAAAACAATGCATCCCTTAATTAACTTTCATGTTGAGCTTGCCTTCAAGAAACTCAAAACAAAAACACTAACCTTTGATCACTTGAGAATGTGTCTATCAAAGCAAAAGTGCCAAGCCTCTTTCCTTGTGATTGCTCCTTCAAATGTGAAAATGAGTGAGAGAAAGAGATTCCAGAACGACATTTTATAAGCAAAATCATTCAAGCAAGGAATATGAAACGTGGACAAACCTGCAATAATACGAAGAAGGAGGGTAAGAGAGCATCTTCCTTTGATGGAAACAAAATCCTCCTCTCAGATTCAGGTACAGAGATTTGCTGGGCCATTGATGTGAAAGTCTCCCTCATCCTCACACTCACCACTCTGGGACTGTACTTGTGTCAAGAATCAGAATATGTGCTAATTGTTTGTTTCCAAGATGCGCATGCGTAGGTTTTGACGAGGCTGATATCACCCAAATTGCAATTAAATATTACTGGATACGGTGTCGTAAGAATGATCCGTAACGGGTCAGGCGTGGTGATGTGATGTAGATAGGGGGATTGGTTTGGGCTTGTAATTTTAAGGGATGGGCTTGCAATTAAATACTGCTTTTGCTGGATCTGGTTTGGTTTGTAAAATGGACCTTCAGGCAACAATCAGGTTATGATGCAAAAATTGCTAAGGTATGAAGTGAAGATTGATTAGAGATGGAGAGACATGTAATGTATGATGCAGGTGTCAGGTGGAGCAGAGTGCGGTTCCTTCTTCAAGCTCATTAGTACACTGCCTGACTTGGCCCTTGGCCTACCCTTTCATTTGACACATCTGTTATTTAGCATTTCAAGGGAAAAAAAGGAAGGGAAACAGAGACTTGCCCCTCAAGGCTTAAGAATGTGTGACAATTGTTGATGAATGAATGAAGCATTATTGACAAATTGGGGTAAAGAATCCAAGTTCTATATAGATCAATTTAGGCAACAACATGAGATGTTGCTTTTTTTTTAGGTTCAAGTcgaatttatgtttttttttttttatttgagatAAAATATATTCACTAGATTTAGAGACATAACTAAATTATTGTGAAAATTataatgattttaataaaatttttaatcctCTATAAACCTTATTCACAAACACTTAACAACTGATGTGAGATTTCAAAAGACCAGATTGGAGCAGAGGCATGGCCTGCACCTAGGAGAAACAGAAAATTTATGGTTCATAGGGTGACTTGTCTTAGCAGATGTATGGAAGGATAAACAGATTTGCCAAGAGGGCAGCATTATGTAGCTACCATGTGTTTATGTTGGGCCATAGTATGGTGCAGTGGGTTGGCTTACCTCTCATTTACTATGCGTTAAGTCTGAGTTGcttggatttaattttttttattgtatctATAATTTTCTGAGTTtgcatatagaaaataaaatctcataatttttttatctattttatttttttatacgtattaaaaaatattttttttatatttttcaattgcacatattgaaattaaattttattaaatattaaaaaatattttaataattaataagaagttattttgaaaataaaaaaattaaataaaattataataatttatttatatattaatcataTAAAAAAAGTGGATAACaatttttaaacaataaaaaatgaaatatatgAACAAAAATTAGGAAATATaaagaatataaaataaaatttccacttttctttatttgaaaaaaaaaaaaaagaagcgaAAATGAAGGGGTTTTTTAACCCTATGTATTTTCCCCCTAACATATTGTTTGGAAAATTTTGCAGAGGAAAAGGATAAGGAAAgatgagaaataaaaataaaaatagtaattctaattattttctttacccCTCCTCTttccaaataaataataattttatttcctgtttggcttctttttattttctactaaacattaaaaaggaaaaaagagagagagagagagagattgaaAAATCTGTGTAAAACTTAAAAGCATAACAGTGACATATAGAGCAGTCCAGGGGTCCATGTTTAGAGACAAAATCCAAGAATGATCTTATCTGGGATTAGTGGACTCAAATATGCAATCATGGAGAATTAATTACATTCATACTCTGATGTTACAAGTCAAGTGGGACTAATTGGAAACCCTCAGGATAAATGCAATTAAAACAACACTTAATTATTTTTGCACATTCAAAGATAATGCTAGAGCTCAGaaacatcaaaattaaaatcaacaCAAGTGTTTCCAGCAACAAATGCAGCAAACTCAGAACTAAGATAAACAAATTGGCTTTTGAAGCAGCAAGGGAAAGCAGTGTGGTACCATCTTGATATGTCAGCACCCATGTGATAAGAGTGGCCCTTTCCCACATGTGGAccctaaaaaatttaaatgagacAAAATAGTCCCCCAAAAGTATGCCTTAGGCATATAAAATAATAGCTCATTTCAACCACCCcctctttcaaaaaaaaaaaaaaaacacttttttACTCTATGCCTGTTAGAGATTCAAAGTGGATAATCAATCTTGCTAACGATGACTgtaaaaaatctattaagtgTAATATATTTCTATTCCAGTTTGTGGTCCAACACACGATCTACAAAAGAGACAAAAATGAGTTCATCTGTCCATTATGTATGTAAATATGCTTTTTGCTGTTAGTAGTATTGTATTGATGATCATGACGATGATGGCAATCTTGCTGAGATATTCTCTTCAGATCTACCATTTGGTGCAGGTATAATTTTGCTATGCATCTACTGGACCTTCTTTGTATgtactcttttttcttttctgcaGCATCCCAACACAATAACAAAATTATTTGATCTGACAATTACAGGTCTGGAATTAAAGAGTC
This Manihot esculenta cultivar AM560-2 chromosome 6, M.esculenta_v8, whole genome shotgun sequence DNA region includes the following protein-coding sequences:
- the LOC110617158 gene encoding uncharacterized protein LOC110617158 isoform X2 produces the protein MNPSKFGDLNYGFSNSSGNIQNVNFSSPSIPGSSGKPVSRPRLVKVRRESNSQKLKSPADNCSSPGFNPFRPFSGSAEQDVAKSSAFGFGSVGNQSFIFGTSKSSFGGNSDSGKWNVENQITEQMKNVRIGSGNAFMNTNLNASDSSDFVFGSDRNKNSSIDDGMKKLAINDKEIEKLVDERSKLTANYIATFGPGSGDNVTASIGKSGESNLPDELKKKLDIEETVGFNGGSGISSVDEVKMSGSRRSANISNAFAESLETALPDQIKSLNIKDPLDANAIDKKTYEKNSYASGSRKGTGSQLGTETESILLSEMERKLNIASAIGESSDQTDMGCSSFRVFAKEMQTGNGCAKKFPDFCNSVEMEFTLKGGMQGEETSSSRVPIDQTKKDTQPSGVAEPSSAFSSSGLAGGHAFGIGLPPTGKEEKREGFIFTSRQDSVGSPFVEFKTPNPKGNLFSGLNQKVEISAKFKDSKLKKKRGKLKQPAKVHLWPGQEFVSRESGWCETPEVSESCSPMDVSPYPETLSDTQFSRETSVASEGSFNLDNQYPSTDSQPSALNDAIDEDLVIATQQMDINEDDVQFRESKKEGSGYCSDKCIGAENPQEDSTSFAETESFKSANEEIEFINDVVVTSAENGASSSTSTERQGSDVGVQFGSPASSEVIGASGFTFVSSSAAQTSSKRQHKKKNWVKVGHALFNSSSNAKVSQASSSSEFTTFSGASLPSSPTLGKKVGVSTPFHMRGDNSEELGGQEMKQESDLISSASIAAQEACEKWRLRGNQAYTRGDLAKAEDCYTQGINCVSPSETSRSCLRALMLCYSNRAATRMSLGRMRDALGDCKMAAEIDPTFLRVQVRAANCHLALGEVEDASQYFMKCLQFGNDVCVDRKVAVEASEGLQKAQKVSECLQHSAKLLERKTSYDAGCALELLLEASTISPFSEKLLEMKATSLFLLRKYDEVIQLCEQTFDSAKHNSLLIDADCQSADLGDHELMNNVSFSLWQLWRSNLIFKSYFYLGKLEEAIGSLEKHKELTAERNDSKMMDSLISLAATVRELLCHKAAGNEAFQGGKHSEAIEHYTAALSCNVESRPFAAICFCNRAAAYKALGQITDAIADCSLAIALDGNYLKAISRRSTLYETIRDYGQAASDLQRLVSLLTKQLEEKSNQFGSSERMGNLANDLRQARMRLSTIEEEARKEIPLDMYLILGVEPSASASEIKKAYRKAALRHHPDKAGQSLARSENGDDGLWKEIGEEIHNHADRLFKMIGEAYAVLSDPTKRSQYDLEEEMRNAQKKHGGNSTYRTYSDAQKHQFERSGPRRQWREVWRAYGR
- the LOC110617158 gene encoding uncharacterized protein LOC110617158 isoform X3, producing MNPSKFGDLNYGFSNSSGNIQNVNFSSPSIPGSSGKPVSRPRLVKVRRESNSQKLKSPADNCSSPGFNPFRPFSGSAEQDVAKSSAFGFGSVGNQSFIFGTSKSSFGGNSDSGKWNVENQITEQMKNVRIGSGNAFMNTNLNASDSSDFVFGSDRNKNSSIDDGMKKLAINDKEIEKLVDERSKLTANYIATFGPGSGDNVTASIGKSGESNLPDELKKKLDIEETVGFNGGSGISSVDEVKMSGSRRSANISNAFAESLETALPDQIKSLNIKDPLDANAIDKKTYEKNSYASGSRKGTGSQLGTETESILLSEMERKLNIASAIGESSDQTDMGCSSFRVFAKEMQTGNGCAKKFPDFCNSVEMEFTLKGGMQGEETSSSRVPIDQTKKDTQPSGVAEPSSAFSSSGLAGGHAFGIGLPPTGKEEKREGFIFTSRQDSVGSPFVEFKTPNPKGNLFSGLNQKVEISAKFKDSKLKKKRGKLKQPAKVHLWPGQEFVSRESGWCETPEVSESCSPMDVSPYPETLSDTQFSRETSVASEGSFNLDNQYPSTDSQPSALNDAIDEDLVIATQQMDINEDDVQFRESKKEGSGYCSDKCIGAENPQEDSTSFAETESFKSANEEIEFINDVVVTSAENGASSSTSTERQGSDVGVQFGSPASSEVIGASGFTFVSSSAAQTSSKRQHKKKNWVKVGHALFNSSSNAKVSQASSSSEFTTFSGASLPSSPTLGKKVGVSTPFHMRGDNSEELGGQEMKQESDLISSASIAAQEACEKWRLRGNQAYTRGDLAKAEDCYTQGINCVSPSETSRSCLRALMLCYSNRAATRMSLGRMRDALGDCKMAAEIDPTFLRVQVRAANCHLALGEVEDASQYFMKCLQFGNDVCVDRKVAVEASEGLQKAQKVSECLQHSAKLLERKTSYDAGCALELLLEASTISPFSEKLLEMKATSLFLLRKYDEVIQLCEQTFDSAKHNSLLIDADCQSADLGDHELMNNVSFSLWQLWRSNLIFKSYFYLGKLEEAIGSLEKHKELTAESGLSRNDSKMMDSLISLAATVRELLCHKAAGNEAFQGGKHSEAIEHYTAALSCNVESRPFAAICFCNRAAAYKALGQITDAIADCSLAIALDGNYLKAISRRSTLYETIRDYGQAASDLQRLVSLLTKQLEEKSNQFGSSERMGNLANDLRQARMRLSTIEEEARKEIPLDMYLILLVSPWLEVRMEMMVSGRR
- the LOC110617158 gene encoding uncharacterized protein LOC110617158 isoform X1, whose amino-acid sequence is MNPSKFGDLNYGFSNSSGNIQNVNFSSPSIPGSSGKPVSRPRLVKVRRESNSQKLKSPADNCSSPGFNPFRPFSGSAEQDVAKSSAFGFGSVGNQSFIFGTSKSSFGGNSDSGKWNVENQITEQMKNVRIGSGNAFMNTNLNASDSSDFVFGSDRNKNSSIDDGMKKLAINDKEIEKLVDERSKLTANYIATFGPGSGDNVTASIGKSGESNLPDELKKKLDIEETVGFNGGSGISSVDEVKMSGSRRSANISNAFAESLETALPDQIKSLNIKDPLDANAIDKKTYEKNSYASGSRKGTGSQLGTETESILLSEMERKLNIASAIGESSDQTDMGCSSFRVFAKEMQTGNGCAKKFPDFCNSVEMEFTLKGGMQGEETSSSRVPIDQTKKDTQPSGVAEPSSAFSSSGLAGGHAFGIGLPPTGKEEKREGFIFTSRQDSVGSPFVEFKTPNPKGNLFSGLNQKVEISAKFKDSKLKKKRGKLKQPAKVHLWPGQEFVSRESGWCETPEVSESCSPMDVSPYPETLSDTQFSRETSVASEGSFNLDNQYPSTDSQPSALNDAIDEDLVIATQQMDINEDDVQFRESKKEGSGYCSDKCIGAENPQEDSTSFAETESFKSANEEIEFINDVVVTSAENGASSSTSTERQGSDVGVQFGSPASSEVIGASGFTFVSSSAAQTSSKRQHKKKNWVKVGHALFNSSSNAKVSQASSSSEFTTFSGASLPSSPTLGKKVGVSTPFHMRGDNSEELGGQEMKQESDLISSASIAAQEACEKWRLRGNQAYTRGDLAKAEDCYTQGINCVSPSETSRSCLRALMLCYSNRAATRMSLGRMRDALGDCKMAAEIDPTFLRVQVRAANCHLALGEVEDASQYFMKCLQFGNDVCVDRKVAVEASEGLQKAQKVSECLQHSAKLLERKTSYDAGCALELLLEASTISPFSEKLLEMKATSLFLLRKYDEVIQLCEQTFDSAKHNSLLIDADCQSADLGDHELMNNVSFSLWQLWRSNLIFKSYFYLGKLEEAIGSLEKHKELTAESGLSRNDSKMMDSLISLAATVRELLCHKAAGNEAFQGGKHSEAIEHYTAALSCNVESRPFAAICFCNRAAAYKALGQITDAIADCSLAIALDGNYLKAISRRSTLYETIRDYGQAASDLQRLVSLLTKQLEEKSNQFGSSERMGNLANDLRQARMRLSTIEEEARKEIPLDMYLILGVEPSASASEIKKAYRKAALRHHPDKAGQSLARSENGDDGLWKEIGEEIHNHADRLFKMIGEAYAVLSDPTKRSQYDLEEEMRNAQKKHGGNSTYRTYSDAQKHQFERSGPRRQWREVWRAYGR